The Dermacentor andersoni chromosome 1, qqDerAnde1_hic_scaffold, whole genome shotgun sequence genomic interval GTATGGAATGGTACggttctgctatttctgaaaaataaacatcttGCAAATTTGTGCTGTGGAGAAGTGATGCAGGGCATGCAAATGTAAAGCTGTAGTAAAGCATCGTAGCATCAAGACAACACTACGATAACGGCTGCCcagcaaatcaacacttctgtatcAGATGCGGTATCTTAGTGGTAATGGCATTGCTCGGGGCCATGGGTTTAATCCCCACTtcggcagctgcatttcaatgggagaaaaatgcaaaaatgctggtgtacttagatttattatttgcacgttagagaaccccaggtgctcgaaattaatctggagtcttaCACTATGGTGTACCTGATAATTgaattgtggtttttgcagaaaagcaccataatttaattaaggtttaacacttctgccatgatgcaatgcgcgtgtgaggcaatgactgcTAGCTTTCTCACATGCTATGTACAGTGGCCCACAACAACACCTTAAGCAAACTCATATTGCAGTGTGTAACACGTAGACAAACACTAGTGGTACGTGCAAGGGGAACATTGCCTCGCCACTCTCATATTGTGCCAAGCTGTCAATAACTAAAGCATTCACCATCAACATCGCAGCAAATAACCCTCAATTAACGTAAACACTATAGAAAGCTTCATTTGCACCGATTCGCACAATGTGTgaaatctgcataattttttttccccttaCACATTACTCGTATCAGGCCGAAGAGCCATCCAATAAATGAAATGTTTATGCAATTAATCAATATAGGCATTGCACACATCTTCCTAGGAAGGACTTGACATTTGCTGCCTGTGTCTGCTGTTTTTTAAAAAGCATGCTTGCTTTTTAGGATATGTAGAAGTTCTCAGCACTTCTGTTGTCAACTTCACTTTTACACTGTTCTTTATGTTAGTATGTATTGTTAAGAGGTTATTGTCAAGATCAACAATATCTTAGGAATGTTGTCAACCTAAGTAAAATTGCTTGAGCTTAGCATTTATTTACACCTTGTTGCAATGCTTGCATGCATGTTTCTTTATTTACTGTTACTTTGTTCACATCTGTGCCATATATGCCTTTTGAGAATGGTGGAACTGGGTTCCAGGACTATAAACACCAAATTTTTTGAAATAACATTCAGCCCTTCCTATTTCATTCCTATGGTGGCCAAAATGGGGAGGGTGCTTACATTTGAAGCATGGAAGACATCAATTTCGGGGCAAGAAATACCGATTTGTTATTTGGAAGCTCAATGTCAAGCACTGAAATGCAGAGAAAGGCTATATTTAACGTATGAAAAAAATTATGGCTGGCCAGATTAATTGCTGCTCATCCCCATCTCACTCTTTTGTGATTACTCGCCCATGCATTCACTTGACGTCTGGTCCATGTGACTACTTGAGCTGCTGCTCTTTTAAACGTTGCTGTCCCATAATTAATTGTCCTTCAGTTCATTCAAGCTCATTAGCATCATAGCAGTTTTTAACCCTGTAATGCTCAATGTATCATATTTGCAATATTAAATTTATAAACATTTATAAATTCTATGAGCAAGACAGCAACTCACTCAGGCATAAAACCTTCTACAGCATTACAGGCATCTTTGGCAATTTTTTTGAGTTCTGTGAATCTCTGTGAACTTTGTCATATCTTCTCTTGAGCTTTTAGTCATCTTTGTGAAATGGTGCAACTGAGAGTTATGTAGGTCCACCGCATAAGTCTTAAGCATTTGGGGTGCGCCCCGAATCCGTAGCCTCAAACTGTTGTTTCTACTAGTCACATTGTACTTGATGACATTGTTACTCCATAGGCACATGAGGGTGTGAAGACTGGGCACTCACAAACTGAGACTTTGTGAGAAGGCTTGCACTGCTTTCAGTGCACTAATTGACTCATTGTGGTGGCTCGCTGACTGtggcattctgctgttgggcATTAAGTCACAGGATCAATTCCTGGCCTTGTTTGTAGATTTAGGCACATGATATTTACCCCCAGGTTGTTAAGTAAAAAGTAGGTTATAGTTACTTATTAAAATGCCCTTACTTCATGTTTTATGGTCCTCAGGAAAGAAGGTAAGTTAAAGAAAATTGTGGGGTTTGATATCCTGAAGCTACACATgacgtagtggagggctccaaattaattttaattaccTGGTGTTCTTTAGTGTGCTCTCAAACCACGATACTCAAGCATTTTTTGTATTTCTCCCCCATTGGAATGTGGTGCCATAGGCGAGAATCGAACCCTCTactttgtgctcagcagcagaacaccattGCCGTGGTTAAGAGTAAATAACTGGAGTAGTGTTCAAAGTCAACGACCAGCCGTTGTATGGTTCTTCTGTTCACACAAGGAAATGATGTGGGCAGTTGCTCTTCGATCTTGGTAAAACATGCAAGATTGGTTCAGGTTATTTGAATGAGACATTTATTTACCAGAAATGTCTTGTGATGCTGTTTTTTGCTTGTACTCACAAGTTTGCCTTGTACAAAAGATCATGCAAGACCAATTTGCCCCATATTTATGTGAAGATAACTGTATTGCCTTGCAATATAATTTTTTGTTTTAACCAGAGTTCATTGCAGCTCCCAAGTCAATTTGTTGTCATTGCTATTATCATCTGCAAGCCCCACCTGTTACAAGGTTCAGGCAAAGCATGATCAGAGTGTTGCTATGGAGTGTAGCTGGTACATATCCTTTATTTAATTGTTGCCTGTAACCGCCCTCACTTTTATGAGCAACAACTTAAGTGGGTATATCATCATGCTCACATAGTGTGAAAGCACACTTCCTGAGTAGTGatcattgacatttccaaagcgGTGTGTATATGGATAGTGCATTGGTGCAACTGGTGGCATATAAATCAACCTGCTAGTAATCTGTGATCGTTATATTTATTAGCCGTTCTGCATCTCAAATTCGAAATAAGTTCTCTTTTCCAAATAGGCATGTGGGTACCTTTCAGTACTTTCACAGTCAAATGAACATATGTTTTGTATGTCTCTCTGTTTTTATTCATGTCCTCCTATATTCTTTACATCTCTCATTGCAACCTGCCTCTCCTCTTCTCTGTTCCCTTGCCCTGTATTTGTTTTCTCCCCTGGCCGGACAATTGAGGTGTCCTGTGGAAAGTGAGACAGTTAGAATGCCTGCAGCCTTTCCTTTCCTTGcttctcccccctttttttttccttccaaaaAACACAAGTTACTGCTACCAATACTACTGCTACTATAATTGAAGTTGACTGTAtcaggaaaaagagaaaaaagggcTTCGTAGTTTCCACACTTAATATTAGTTTATGCAAACTTTGCATAGTATCAATGTTTTGGCTTTTTCTTTCATGCAGTCCATTGCGACGTAGCCACCGTGTGGCACAGGCAGGACCTGTGCTGCCAATGGCCATGCAGGACCGTGTGTCACCAGCAACAGACGATAGAGTACACTGCTGTGGTCGGCGGTTTTGGTTTGTGCGGGACATCTGTGGCATCATCTGTGCTGTCATGACATGGCTGTTGGTGCTGTATGCCCAGTATGTGGTGGTAGGCGTTATACTCTTGCCATCACTCTACACCTACTATGGTGCCTTTCACTTACTGCTCTTTGAGCTGCTGGCCTTTCTGGCTGTCTTCTCGCACGTACGCACCATGGTGACAGACCCAGTAAGTTCTTCCATCTTGTTTTTCTGTCCTTGCTGCCCTCATTTTATCATAGTGTTTACCTACAGCTGGCATGAGAGAcgtcctgatatatatatatatatatatatatatatatatatatatatatataatatatatatataatatgtagtaggcaaagaggaattcttcaggctacctttcaaacgtaaagaacttgagtggtgctacaaggtaaacagaacaagtatttaatttcaacagtttcgatcggtggaccgatcttcatcagggtttgcAAAAAAATGGCCGTTTTTTTGCAAACCCTGAaattaaacacacacacgcacacactagccagtttaaaaatatgtgaatgctacgtagctggacagaatcaagctaatgttgtttgccttaGTCTGCATTATAGTCCCTTCGTGAAATGTTTTTGTTTTATATACTAATTTTACACACTAATTTTATACGCTAATTACATGgcaccacctcctccccattggctgtgcCGTCACGTGCCCACTGGCGCATGCATGAGGCCACACCTTTACAAAAGGAtagatagttgggcgagttggtacggtaacatgattttggcttctagcgcgaagtgaaacacggacacagaaaggagcactcgtcctgtctgcttctttctgtgtccgtgtttcacttcgtgctagaagccaaaatcatgttgccacacctttagtcagccagatggctgcggcGTGACATGTGCAATGATGCACGCACTAGACACacttttagtcagccagaaccgtggagctgtcgtggcgtcggggaagcgtgcttgtcTCACACCGCAGAGTCCCgagctcgattcccacccagattGAAATGTACTAGATTttgttttcaaagccattaaCTTACTTTGCttgcaggaacctccctgagaaaattgatgtcaatccgagcatttttagtgtgtttttactctttgcgccattGGCCATTTTTGGTGCTATCACTCAGGTATGCCGGCGCTGCCAGATTTTtgtgtaatggggcatataatactTTGCATTAATACTTATAGCATTATTTTATGCATTTTGTTTGCCATTCTTTTAAATCTCACAGCCATGTGCTAGAATAACTGAAATGAGGCCTAATAAGCAGCTATGGTCATTTACTTTATTAGTTTTCATTAGTGTGCCAGCCCTCATAGGTCACTGGATTGTGCAAAAGGAGAAAGTTTGCCTTGACAATGCTGCATTAATTGCATTGCACACACATCGGGAATGAGTTGAAGTGCAGTCACAACTGCGTATGCACCACTTACTGTAAGATGCGACTTCAGGGCAGTTAgttttgagcatgcattgctAGGTGGTCTGGTTACCAGAACTTATGCTGTTTGCGCTGCAGTTGACTTTCACAGCTCTCTGTTATGAACGATTATGCCATTTGGCAAATTATTTACCTGGCCAGGAAGCACTAAGTGCTTTATCTCATTATGTGGCTTGTTGCTTGCTGCAGTGGCTTTCTGCAAAGCATGGTCAGTGATGGCTTGCCACTCCAGCACTGCTTGCCTGGAAGAATATTGTCATTCCATTGGCTTCTGGTAGACAGCACAAACACACTCTATGGCACACCATTCCAATGCTGTAGGCAAGTGTGCTGGGGGCTGTACTGACAGCTGCACATACTATGTAGACTGGAGTGTAACAGGGATAGTATGGCAAAACATTTAGTGAAGTGCCGTGTAACATGGTGGTAGACTTGACAAAATCATTGTCCTTGGAAGCTATCTGTCCACTGACGTTCACCTGTATGTTACGTATGAGTGGGATTTCTCACCATCTGCTTTGTCCTCTTTGAACTTGCCTTTGATTACCACAaaacaatgaaacaaataaatgaatCTTCTGCATTCCTCGTTTGCTCACCTTCACGGCTTTTTCTTGTGGCATACATTATGCTTGCTAGAGTGTATCCTACAATTTGTAACAACCTTAACCTGAAGCCAACCTCTGCAAAGATTAAcaactttttttcttgtgcacTATTGAACACTATAATGTGTTACTTGGTTCTGTTCAACAGCTGCCATTGCCAGAATTTTTAAATTCATTTGAATGTTCTTAGGTGCTATGTGACCAAGAATTGTCTGCACTGTAACTTTCAGCTGCAAAACGACGAAATGAATCAACGAATCTTCTGCATTCCACGTATTTGTTACTCAGTGTATATGTTAATGAATCTATATTGGATTGATTTCTATATACCTGCTTCTGTGCTGTTCATGTTTTTAGTGCAGATCGCGTTTCCTTTTGTACCTGCTCCTGCAAAAGCCCTGAAGAAGGCTGCAGTGTTgtcaaataaaatgaaatgatgcAACAGAATTTCAAGACAAGAATCTTTTTGTGAAGTATCTTAGGTCACTGGTCATGCCTATGCATCTCATTCTCGAATTCATTTCGTCCCTTGCATAAATTGCCCAATTTTTTGTGCATGCGTGGGAGGAACTTTGTTTTTTCTTGAGTAACGACACATTTTAGCTAAAGTGAGACAGCTACCCTTATTTGCATAGCTTATTTGAACTTACTTCCTTAGTTTCATCATTTCTCCTGATCGAGGCTGTCACGGTCAGGGGCCATATATTGTAATGTTTCGCTTAATTTTCCTGTTGCCATTGATTTGGGCTCCATCATGTCAGCGTTGTCACTTGGATTGGCCACTCGTTTTGATAGATGATAGGAAAGAACAAAAAATTACATGGGTTGTTATAACTATGGCCCCAGATTTTCTTGTTTTGCATTTTTATTCCAAGTTTTTACTTCATGTCATCATATTGCCAAGAGGTACATCTTGGTGCATAACAGTGTGTATTTAGcaagcttaatttttttttttccttatgttAACTTTGCTCACATGGAGACTGTGGCTGTGCAGGGTGCAGTGCCTCGGGGCACAGCCACGCGTGAGGCTGTGGAGCAACTTGGCCTGAGGGAGGGTCGGCTAGTTTACAAGTGTCCCAAGTGCAGCTGCCTCAAGCCCGAGCGGGCTCACCATTGCAGTGTGTGCCAGCGGTGCATCCGCAAGATGGACCATCACTGCCCTTGGGTCAACAACTGCATTGGCGAGAACAACCAGAAGTTCTTCGTCCTCTTCACTGTAAGCCCTTACCTCAGCAGCAAGCTAGTTAGGCCTAATCAGGCAGCCACTCAAGGAGTGAACAGTTTTTAGAAGTGCTAAAGTCCTTTCAGAAATGTGTATTATCTGGATAAGCATTGAATTTAGCAGGCAGGCAACCTACAGAGAAGAAAAGTGCCTGCTACAGAATATTTAATGTTTTGTTACATGTTCTGTCATTTCATTTGAAAATGTAATATTTTGAGCATGTACTAGATACATAAAATTGTAGCTTAATCATTGGTGTTATAAATGGAAGTAAAACAGAAATATTAATTCTTATAAAGTGTTtgagaattcttatgtgaaacttcGAAGATGCTCATCAAAAAGTGTGAATGAAAACAATAATTTGTAATTTTTTTGAAAGTACTGAGAGTCAAAAGAAAATCTTAAACATAGAATATGTGATGTTACTTCTGGTTTTCAACTTATTTAATTTAGACCACagcaaaaaaattatgcacatttGTTGACATGAACACTACCCATAGTAATACCCATGCTATGCAGGGAAGTCATGACTTTGAATATGTGAAAACGGGTATGCATCTATTGTGCAGAGTGCATCGTTATGACTTCTTGCAACAAGCaggtggtttctttctttctgcactcTTTAGGCTATTGAAGCAATGGGGGTCGGGTTGGGGAACATCCACTAACCTCTTCATACTTGGTCAGCTTCTCTGTGTAAGCACGCTGGCCTAGTCATGTACGTTAAACTGATGTTGGGGCCTTCGCTTGCTTTGTGCCGTATTTCTAGCAAATATTAAGGACATTTGCATAGACCATGTTCAAACAAGAGATCAGGCTATTAGCCATTCTTCTGCAGAAGGTTGATCTGAAATTGACTGTGTGCTCTTGTGCGAGGGAAAAACTTCACATGATGAAAAGCATTTCTCATAATACACTGTGGAAATGCTAATGCATAAGGGAAACctactgtggaaaaaaaaaaagaagttatacTCAATATTAGGCGAATGTAATAATCAAAATGACACACACTCTTTAGTATGTGCCCACATTTGAGGCATTGTTAAAGCAGCAGAGACAACCCAGCGGAAGCTCCTCTGTCTTCACTGCTGCCCTCATTTAGAAGTTATGTAGCTGAGTTGACCTAAGCACACATTCTGTTTTATTTAATTTGGGAAATGTGTGAAGCACTGCAGGCCAGCTTTGACAATACCTTCCTgtcaattttattttttaagaaTACCCAGTGTGCTAAATATTGCCAAATCTGTCCAAAATGAAAAGAGCAGTCTTCGTTTTGTACAGTGCATGGCGTTGCTCTTGGAAGAGCCCTGAAGGCAATGATTATCGCGTCAAAAAGCAGTAGAGCAAATTGATTGATTTCCTATGACCGGGTGAGGAAAGAGTTAAATGCTTGGTACATTTTCTACAAAACTAACAtggccaaacattttttttatcacCCTTGAAGTATGG includes:
- the LOC126543893 gene encoding palmitoyltransferase ZDHHC3 isoform X1, with the translated sequence MAMRIDCPLRRSHRVAQAGPVLPMAMQDRVSPATDDRVHCCGRRFWFVRDICGIICAVMTWLLVLYAQYVVVGVILLPSLYTYYGAFHLLLFELLAFLAVFSHVRTMVTDPGAVPRGTATREAVEQLGLREGRLVYKCPKCSCLKPERAHHCSVCQRCIRKMDHHCPWVNNCIGENNQKFFVLFTLYIAVISCHAFFLAVNHFVGCINSEWSTRGIPHASTGCSAGSPAVTVILLILLIFEALLFAIFTLVMFASQLQAIWNDETGIEQLKKEVARWQKRSPWRSMRAVFGRFSLSWFSPFTSAGDAPLLPGYLYAV
- the LOC126543893 gene encoding palmitoyltransferase ZDHHC3 isoform X2, giving the protein MAMRIDCPLRRSHRVAQAGPVLPMAMQDRVSPATDDRVHCCGRRFWFVRDICGIICAVMTWLLVLYAQYVVVGVILLPSLYTYYGAFHLLLFELLAFLAVFSHVRTMVTDPGAVPRGTATREAVEQLGLREGRLVYKCPKCSCLKPERAHHCSVCQRCIRKMDHHCPWVNNCIGENNQKFFVLFTLYIAVISCHAFFLAVNHFVGCINSEWSRCSAGSPAVTVILLILLIFEALLFAIFTLVMFASQLQAIWNDETGIEQLKKEVARWQKRSPWRSMRAVFGRFSLSWFSPFTSAGDAPLLPGYLYAV